A single Phragmites australis chromosome 4, lpPhrAust1.1, whole genome shotgun sequence DNA region contains:
- the LOC133916473 gene encoding vacuolar protein sorting-associated protein 9A-like, which translates to MEGGGDAFGSSTAPLAWHDFLERMRQPSAADFVKSIKGFIVTFSNRAPDPEKDSAAVQEFLENMEGAFRAHTPWAGSSEEELESAGEGLEKYVMTKLFNRVFASVPEDVNSDEELFEKMSLIQQFIRPENLDIKPEYQNETSWLLAQKELQKMNMYKAPRDKLACILNCCKVINNLLLNASIVSNENPPGADEFLPVLIYVTIKANPPQLHSNLLYIQRYRRQTRLVSEAQYFFTNILSAESFIWNIDGESLSMNEIDFQRKMNWARERLLGLSADSENQDNQSNLDVQERRSQNLKANRNSDVSLALKDHIQGPGRDMRRDSDVSAKSVERVQSISDLEKKGATELVNDDDLNKKFQEYPFIFARAGDLTVADVENLLNSYKQLVLRYAALLQGMGVSPETTLAQGTRTVSDLSVEPENASFVVKNNENNEGISKTSDDATIENLHSEVVIFNTAGSEQMDEQTAVDSSDDLKVLKDEASHQPENA; encoded by the exons AtggagggcggcggcgacgccttCGGGTCCTCGACGGCGCCGCTGGCCTGGCACGACTTCCTCGAGCGCATGCGCCAGCCCTCCGCTGCCGATTTTGTGAAGTCCATCAAGGG CTTTATCGTGACATTCTCGAACAGAGCTCCTGATCCAGAGAAAGATAGTGCAGCTGTTCAAGAGTTCCTGGAAAATATGGAAGGTGCTTTCAGAGCCCACACTCCTTGGGCTGGCAGTTCAGAGGAAGAACTAGAGAGTGCTGGTGAG GGACTTGAGAAGTATGTTATGACAAAGCTGTTTAATCGGGTATTTGCTTCGGTCCCAGAAGATGTGAATAGTGATGAAGAACTTTTTGAGAAGATGTCCTTGATACAGCAGTTTATAAGGCCTGAAAATTTGGATATAAAACCAGAGTATCAGAATGAAACATCGTGGCTG CTTGCACAAAAGGAGCTGCAGAAGATGAATATGTATAAGGCTCCAAGGGATAAGCTTGCTTGCATCCTGAACTGCTGTAAAGTCATCAATAACTTACTTCTGAATGCTTCTATTGTATCCAATGAAAACCCCCCTGGAGCTGACGAATTCCTTCCAGTCCTCATCTATGTCACCATAAAG GCTAATCCTCCACAGCTGCATTCAAATCTGTTATACATACAGAGATATAGACGGCAAACACGATTGGTGTCAGAGGCTCAATATTTCTTTACAAACATACTGTCTGCGGAGTCTTTCATATGGAACATCGATGGGGAATCATTATCCATGAATGAAATAGATTTCCAAAGGAAGATGAATTGGGCAAGAGAGCGCTTGTTGGGATTATCAGCTGACTCAGAAAATCAAGATAATCAATCCAATCTTGATGTCCAAGAGCGTAGATCACAAAATCTTAAAGCTAATAGGAATTCTGATGTCAGCTTAGCTTTGAAAGATCACATCCAAGGCCCAGGACGGGACATGAGAAGGGACAGTGATGTGAGTGCTAAATCAGTAGAGCGGGTGCAATCTATTTCTGATTTAGAGAAGAAAGGAGCTACTGAGCTCGTCAATGATGACGACTTGAACAAAAAGTTCCAGGAGTACCCATTCATATTTGCCCGTGCTGGTGATCTGACTGTTGCTGATGTAGAAAACCTTTTGAATTCTTACAAGCAGCTAGTACTTAGGTATGCAGCACTTTTACAAGGTATGGGTGTCAGCCCTGAAACCACTCTTGCTCAGGGCACGCGAACGGTATCTGATCTATCTGTGGAGCCTGAGAATGCGAGTTTTGTGGTGAAGAACAATGAGAACAATGAAGGAATCAGTAAAACTTCTGATGACGCTACAATTGAAAACCTTCATTCGGAAGTAGTCATATTCAACACAGCAGGATCTGAACAAATGGACGAACAAACTGCAGTTGATTCCAGTGATGATCTGAAGGTACTGAAGGATGAAGCATCACATCAGCCTGAGAACGCATGA